The sequence AGAAGGTTAAATATTtagattgattttttttcacgAAATTTACATATATTCAtatatcaatttttttcttgaataatTACTATGATATAAGGGAGAAATATTAAGCGCTTCTATATCTATATAGCTGTCAAAGTAATCCCCGCCCAGTGTCCCGAATGGGAACTAAaaggtgcaaaaaaaaaactagacatGAGAGACCAAAATTTATATATAGAAAAACGGAAACTACCTAATTAATATGTACCAGCTCTAGGCAAGTTGTATATGCGTTACATATATGGTATTAACTAATACATGTAGTAGTTAGTTGCTGTGCTCGTGCGCCGCTAGTATATTGCAACGCTCATTAGTCGCTACTCCATCCCAGCGAGCGCTCGCCCGCTAGGTGCCCCGACTACCGGTTACGTTCGAGGGGGAGAGCAAAAAGGGCGAAAAGGCAACGCGTGTTTGTCCCCTGTCTGAGTTGGTCAAGTTGCCCCGGGTGGATCCGGACCGCCGGCGGACTAGCTCGGCGATCGATCGGAACTAGCGTTCGGCAGCCGTCAAGGCTCCCACCAGGCCACCAAGGACGGATCGAGCCGAGCGATCCAGCCCCACAGGCGAGCAAGCGCGATCTCGAGAGAAAAATTTTCGggggtaaaaaaaaaaagagaatctACTCCGTAATAAGCAGAGAGATGGATCGAAGTAGAGGCGATGAGAACAAGGGAGAGGTTTCGCGCGAGAGATCGGAGGGGGGAGATGGAAGTACCTGGGCGCCTCGTTTGACCTGCGCCGGGGATGGGGAAGGATCGCCGGTGGGGTGTGAATCGCGCCGCGGATGCAGAGGAGGGAGGCCACCACCACACCACAGCAGTTGCGcacctgcctcctcctccccccgcgCGGGGCTTAAATAGCTCGGAAATATCAGGGCGTTTCGCCGCACCTGCCTACCCCTCGCGGCTGCGCTCCCAAGCAGCAGGTGGAAGGAGGAATAGCCGCCGTCGGCCGCTTCGATCAACCAACCACCTCTCACTGCaaccgacaggtgggtcccgcGCGGTCCTCTtcggccgccgcagccggcggccCAGCCCGTGATGCCAGACCAGACCGCCGCGGGCTGACGCGCGCGAGGCCCACCTGACCTTCCAAAATCCCAATCCCACCATCGCCATGACGTCATACACGTGTCAtccgtaaattttttgaaataaaataatgatgATGAAATGAACGAGGGTGAGCCCCACGCGCAGCCTACTAGTATTGACAGCCACACATGCAGGTTGAGAGCTAATCTCAGATTTGAGCTTGTTCGGTTTGCAAGTAATGGAAGAGTATTAGATGTGACTAGTTAATTGTAAAAGAAAATCTACACATGTTTGGATTGCATCATTTGAAGATTTGAACCCAATGATGCCAACGAAAAATCAGATGAAACCCTAGCAGCCAAATCTCGAGGAAACGCATACGATACGTGCTGGCTGTTCCTCCTCGGTCTGAATCTGATGGTGCGTGCTCCCCTCGAGTTGGAGTCTTTTCAATTTCACATCGTTGGTCAGTCTGAATTCTGAACGCCTACTTGGTGAATTATCAACGTCAACCCATCGTCGTTCCTTCAACAGGCCGGCCCCACAACGGCCTTTCCCATGGCCGGCCCACGGGCCCATGGCTAGTCCTGCCTGCTGCCGCTTGCTTTTACATTGGGCCGCCCTTGCTGGCGCTCATACGTTtcaagatgttttttttttctgaagtgTACGTTTCAAGATGTTGAGAGCCAAGAACAGGGCTCTTGTAATTCAGTTTCACATGGTTGAGGCTCATTCCTATACTGTAATTCTTTCACGCGGAGCTGTAAAAAACACACCAGCACGTCACGGTGTACGTCCGCAGGGCCGACCCATCACGTGAGACACTTGTTGTGCCACTTGTGTTTGGAGGATTGCCATTCAATTGATGCTGCCGCTGCTGTACTGAGCACTACTGCAACAAAATTACTGCGCGCGGACCGTAGTACTTTGCTACATTGGGCAAGCACAGCGCTGCCCAATTCGTTCATGTGTATGTGTTACTGAGGGgtcgtttagttaccaaaaattttcgctcaaaaattttcacctcccctttaaacacatgtataaagtactaaatgtaattaaataacaaaactaattacacagtttggatttacacgacgagacgaattttttaagcctaattagtgcatgattagtcataagtgctacagtaacccacatgtgataatgatgcggtcaaagacctcaaaagattcgtctcgtggtttctaagtgagttctgaaattagttttttaattagtgtccgaaaacccctcccgacatctggtcaaactatTGACGTGacatccaaattttttttgtttgcaactaaacggcccctgaaTAAACCACAAACTTCGCATACTCcataagagaaaaaaaaaactagcaaaGTTGAGAGCTGAGAACCCcaaaagttcactgaaaaaggtCCCATTTCCTTTCTGTTTGCTTTTGCGCAACAGAAAGTGAGTGAGTGTTGAGGCTTTCGCAGATGTGGCAGGCAGGCTCAAGATTCACTCACTTGACGGACGCAGTGGACGCCCGCACGCCCGCACGCGCAACAGCAGCAAGCACGATCCAAAACGTCAGTTCCGCTTTCCTCCTCCCTCTTCAGCTCTGCTCCACAAAATCTAACCTTTTTTCCCTTCTTTTTTGAATTCTTTGTTTCCCTTGTCGTTGTACGTGAGGCGGGCagagaagaaaagaagggaAGCGGGAAGCCGCTGGGTGGGCAATAACCAGGCAGAAAAGCCCGACCTCTGCCGTTGGCTGGgtcatcgtcatcgtcgtcgtccccttcttcctcccctccctccgccGCACCAGTCCCTCCACCGTTCCCACCATCCATCCCCTATTGGCTATTCCCCTCCCCTGCCCTCCCCGGTCAAACAACCCGGAGGAAAAGTCGCGCCCCTTCACCACCACTTCCTTCCAGTCCAATAATTATTCCTTGCGTTGCGAGATAAGAGGGCGGCGGTTCTGGGTGCGCTTGCCCGGGGACTGCAATTCCAGCGCCGGCGGTTGCCTCGCTGGTCCTCCAACTCCATTTCCATTCAAAGACGACTTGTTGCGCTCTTGACTGACCCGGCCGAGGAGTCGTGGGCTGGCCCTGCGTGGGAACCGAGCCAGCAGCGCCGACGTCTCTTCTGGGTTGGTGGTGACCGCCGCCGCTGGACTGGAGAGGTTGcctttcttctcttctcttctctttgaCCCGGCACCAGTTCATCGGAAATTGTctgctactccctccttccctgtttataaggcatacacgtatatcaagattcaaaccttctcatctttgaccaataatttgactattaaatttttatttttataatgcaaatttcatatgattggattcataatcaaatatattttacaatgattataagtttataatcaaaagtgatataatatatgataaataaatggtcaaagtgttgtttagaagaccgtgtcatgttccaccatgccttataaacggggaaggagggagtaatctACACCTCGGTTTCGAGTAGTTGGGTTGGGGAAAGTTGCTACTAGTGGTTTCCTCGCTGGTGATGGAGTAGGCGGACCGCGGCGCGGCAGAGCAGGTGTTCGACGAATTGCTCCGCAGGCCATGGCGGCAGGCGACTGGGAGGACCTGGTGCGCCGCATGTTCCCGCCGGGGACCACCATCCCGGAGCCGCCCGCCAACCTCGACTACTCCATCGCGCTCGAGTACGACGGCCCGCCGGTGTCCTACGAGCTCCCAAGGATCGACCCCGTCAACGTCCCCGCCATACCCACCGCCGAGCCCGTCTCCGGGCCCCTCGGGCTCGCCAACGGCGCCGTGCCGGTGGCGCCGGTCGTCGGGCCTGCACGGCGcggcgccgacccgccgccgccccgggtcGCTCAGCGTGCGGCGCAGCAGTCGTCGCCGGCTCGCGATGAGGAGTACTCCGACGATTCCGACTCCCGCTCGGCTAGGAGCTTGCAGAGCCAAAGGGCTCCTGCGAGGCCTGCTGCGCCGGAGGGGAGGCGGGCTCAGGTGGTCACCTTCGGGGTGCCCGACGACAGCAAGTACGACAAGAGCAAGGACTTGGACGAGGTGTCGTCCGAGCAGTACGTCGCGGTGACGATGGCGGAGCGGAAGGGGAGGACCTGCCACCGGTGCGGGAAGAGCAAGTGGGAGAGCAAGGAGTCCTGCATCGTCTGCGACGCCAGGTACTGCAGCCACTGCCTGCTCAGGGCCATGGGCTCCATGCCGGAAGGGCGCAAGTGCATCACCTGCATCGGCCAGCCGATCGATGAGTCCAAGCGGTCCAAGCTGGGGAAGGGATCCAGGATACTGTCCCGGCTGCTCAGCCCCTTGGAGGTGAAGCAGATACTCAAGGTCGAGAAGGAGTGCCAGGCGAACCAGCTCCGGCCTGAGCAGCTCATAGTGAACGGTTTCCCTCTTCACGACGAAGAGATGGCAAACCTGCTTAGTTGCCAACGGCCTCCTCGAAATCTCAAGCCTGGAAGATATTGGTATGACAAGGAGTCAGGATTGTGGGGGAAGGTAAAAAGTCTCGTCGGCACAACACACTGTTTCATTCATGCAACCTCCTCAGCTTATGGTAACAACAGTCTATTTCTCATTTATTTCTGCTGATAGGAAGGTGAAAAGCCAGACAGGATGATTAGCACTAGCCTCAACTTCAATGGAAAGCTTCAGCCTGATGCAAGTAATGGCACCGCTCAGGTCTTTATTAATGGAAGGGAAATCACAAAGATTGAACTGAGAATTCTAAAGGTACCACTGATGCCTGCTAAGCCCTTGGTTTGCCACATTATAAAATTGAGAATCGCTATTGATTGTATATTACTGTGTTGCTCCTCTAATTGGTTTGAGCTCAATATCTTAATCTTCTGTGCAGATTGCAAAAGTTCAGTGCCCCCGTGATACTCACTTTTGGGTTTATCACGATGGCGGCTATGAGGAAGAAGGGCAAAACAATATCAAAGGGAAAATATGGGAATCAGTATGTATCTTGGTCAGAcattcctttttgttttttaaaatcATCGCGCTTTATAATATCAACATGTCTTGTTGTTTCCTTATTTTTAATTTTGACAGCGTTTGACACGTTTGGTGTGCGCTTTGGTTTCACTACCCGTGCCTCCTGTAAACGCTGATGAGCCCAAAGATGATAGTCATTATTCATCAAGAAGTGTTCCTAATTACTTAGACCACAAAAGAGTTCAAAAGCTTCTTATTCTCGGATCACCAGGAGCTGGAACAAGCACCATATTTAAACAGGTCTGACCAATTTTCACATTTCATAAATCATAATGCTTTCAGTTTTGGTATACGTTCCTGTGGGATGGACTCCACCAAATTTATCAACAGGGCAACTATAATAATACCCGGCTTAGAATTTATTACTTAATTCGTTTTCTTATTTAGCCCCTTGTTTTGATAAGATAGAAATGTTTTGACCCTTTTGGAGTGTCGGTTTGTGTGTTTTGATATATGTTGGTTTGTCTATTCTAGTTTATTCATCATTAGGTATCTGTATTTAATCAGCAATATGCATTGAAGCCTTTGTGGGGCACCATACAAGTAGTTCATTCGCTGGAGTAAACTTCAATGGCTGTCAACCTTATTATTCATGTTGCATACATTTGCATGATGTTTGTTTTCTGGAACAGGCTAAGTTACTATACGGCTCTAGATTTACTCATGAAGAACTTGAGAGTATCAAACTAATGATCCAAAGCAACATGTTCAAGTACCTGGGGATTCTCCTCGAGGGCCGTGAGCGCTTTGAGGAAGAGGCTTTGGCTGCATCAGATCACACAAGCTCAGTGGATGAAGATTCTCATCAAGGTACCAGGACAGCTGATACTTGTTCCACTAATTTTTCAGGAGCATCTGCAGTATTTTGAAGTTGGTCTTTTTAATGCAGATGAAAATAGGCCTACTAGTTCAAATTCTTGCATTTACTCAATCAATGCAAAGCTGAAGAAGTTCTCTGATTGGCTTCTGGATATCATTGCAATGGGAGACCTAGATGCATTCTTCCCTGCAGCTACACGTGAATACGCTCCAGTTGTTGATGAGCTGTGGAAAGATCCTGCCATACAAGCAACATATAAAAGAAAGGATGAATTGCATTTTCTCCCTGATGCTGCTGAGTATTTCCTGAGCAGGGTATAAATTAATTAATGTTCTTAGATTATAATAAGGCAGTTAACTTTGTTGTTCAGAATATGCATCAAATACTGAATTACCCTTAATTTAGCGTGTTCACATCTTACATTTTGTTGGTTACGCTAGATCAGTTCaccaattagttatattttcctAGCTAGCCTAGAATGTATCTGTCTTTTGAATTTTGAGAAAAACGGAACTGGTAGTCTGCAGGCAGTTAATCATGTAAAGGAGATTTTGTGTTTACAGATTTTGCCAGCTGTTATTCTTTTGCAACGAATGGTCTTCAGCTCCACCATAACTAGACTAACTCCTAGTACTTGTTTTGTGCTTACACTGTATTTGTATGACTACCTGAACTGAATTGTCTATTCTATGACCAAATCCGTGCAGGCTATTGAAGTATCAAGTAATGAATATGAGCCTTCAGAAAAAGATGTAGTATATGCTGAAGGAGTAACACAAGGGAATGGATTGTCCTTCATTGATTTCACCCTGGATGACCGCAGCCCTATGTCAGAATCCTTTGGCGACAATCATGAGGCATACTCGCAACCAGTAAACAAGTAAAGTCTCTTCATGCTCATCTGCTGGTGAATTCTTTTCTGCAGTGAAATAAGTCCTAGAAATCTTAGTTGTTTAATCTGCTAATATATACGCTCTCAGATACCAGCTGATTAGAGTAAGCGCCAAGGGCATGAATGAGGGCTGCAAGTGGGTCGAAATGTTTGAGGATGTCCGCATGGTGATCTTCTCCGTAGCGCTCAGCGACTATGATCAGCTTGCAGCCCCTGGTAGTGTTGGCAGTAGGTCCCTGGTGAATAAGATGATTCAAAGCAGGGATTTGTTTGAAGCAACAATCAGGTACATCAGCCTTATCATTGGCATCTTCCAAATAATTCTGTAATCCCTCAATTTCAGAATTTGAAGACATAGTTTGGGTGAGGTTGATGGTCATGTTCCAAATGAAAGTAACGACTTGGCAAGCTGCATGCTACATAAGCTGATTGCTATCTAATATTGCATCGGGAGCACTGTTGCAGATTTTCGCAGGACTAAATCCACTGATGATCTATACACATTTTCGCAGGCAACCGTGCTTCCGCGACACACCTTTCGTCCTGGTGCTGAACAAGTACGACCTGTTTGAGGAGAAGATCGGGCGCTCGCCGTTGTCAGCATGCGAATGGTTCGGCGACTTCTGCCCGCTCCGGACGCACCACAACAACCAGTCGCTGGCGCAGCAGGCATTCTACTACGTGGCCATGAAATTCAAGGACC comes from Panicum virgatum strain AP13 chromosome 4K, P.virgatum_v5, whole genome shotgun sequence and encodes:
- the LOC120702381 gene encoding extra-large guanine nucleotide-binding protein 3-like, translated to MAAGDWEDLVRRMFPPGTTIPEPPANLDYSIALEYDGPPVSYELPRIDPVNVPAIPTAEPVSGPLGLANGAVPVAPVVGPARRGADPPPPRVAQRAAQQSSPARDEEYSDDSDSRSARSLQSQRAPARPAAPEGRRAQVVTFGVPDDSKYDKSKDLDEVSSEQYVAVTMAERKGRTCHRCGKSKWESKESCIVCDARYCSHCLLRAMGSMPEGRKCITCIGQPIDESKRSKLGKGSRILSRLLSPLEVKQILKVEKECQANQLRPEQLIVNGFPLHDEEMANLLSCQRPPRNLKPGRYWYDKESGLWGKEGEKPDRMISTSLNFNGKLQPDASNGTAQVFINGREITKIELRILKIAKVQCPRDTHFWVYHDGGYEEEGQNNIKGKIWESRLTRLVCALVSLPVPPVNADEPKDDSHYSSRSVPNYLDHKRVQKLLILGSPGAGTSTIFKQAKLLYGSRFTHEELESIKLMIQSNMFKYLGILLEGRERFEEEALAASDHTSSVDEDSHQDENRPTSSNSCIYSINAKLKKFSDWLLDIIAMGDLDAFFPAATREYAPVVDELWKDPAIQATYKRKDELHFLPDAAEYFLSRAIEVSSNEYEPSEKDVVYAEGVTQGNGLSFIDFTLDDRSPMSESFGDNHEAYSQPVNKYQLIRVSAKGMNEGCKWVEMFEDVRMVIFSVALSDYDQLAAPGSVGSRSLVNKMIQSRDLFEATIRQPCFRDTPFVLVLNKYDLFEEKIGRSPLSACEWFGDFCPLRTHHNNQSLAQQAFYYVAMKFKDLYAASTGRKLFVWQARARDRPTVDEAFRYIREVLRWEDERDGAGYCPEESFFSTTELSSSRLIAAAE